Within the Meriones unguiculatus strain TT.TT164.6M chromosome 2, Bangor_MerUng_6.1, whole genome shotgun sequence genome, the region aacaaacaagtaaacaatcCATATGACACTTATGTAAAGAGGATATATTTCAACATAGAAAGCCTGGGTTTGACCTTAATTTTCATGCCAAGTTTGGCCAGGAATGATCTAGATTCATCCAGGGCCTTTCTGAACAACAGAGACTTCCTAACAAATACAGTAATTTCCTATGCAATCTTAACAAAGAAAGAGTGGGTGGAAGTGGCCATCTGAAgactccttttccattttaaacTCATAAGTTTTTCCTTCATGTTTGTTTAAACCAAAGAAAAGTCAATCAAAATAATTTCAAGCTCCCCTCTCTGGAAAGAgactccctttctttttctctctctcaaacaaagCTAATTTCTgaattaaaacagaaataagCATACTCTCGCCAAGTACCCAAAgggttttttttccaaattaccAAAGATGTAAGACACACTGGAAGAAGTCACAAGAAGTGCCTTCCCTTTGTTTTATTTACAGAGCCTGTGGGTGCATAGATAGGCAGTACAACAGAATAGAAACTGATATTTGTGGCATTTGATCTTGATTAACTTGATTTTCAACAATCTTgatggaaacaaacctctggaCATGTTTGTGAGGGATTTCCTAGATTATGTTAATTGAAAGGAGAAGATTGACCCTGGGTGTGGGCAACACCATTCCACAGCTGGAGACTTGCTTTGAATAAAAAGCAGGAACCAAAGGAGAACCAGCATTCATCACTCTCTGACTCCTAAGACAGGACAAGCCTACCTGCTGCCAAGAATTCTCTGTCATGATGGACAGTAGTTCCCtagaactgtgagtcaaaataaaccttcctttctttattttattatgaatttGTCACCACAACAAGGGAAATAGCTAATGCAATATTcatttgaaataaatacatattaaatattcATCTTGGGGACCATTGAGATGGATTGGTAGGTAAAAAGCACTAGCCATGCAAATGTGGCAatcaagtttgatccccagaacacacaaagGAAGGATCATGTCAACTCCAcagcttgtcctctgacttctatatatgtgacacacacattcattaattaattagttactTACTCATCTTTTATAGCAAAAATACATGTCTAAAGAGAAAAACCCTTAAAACACTTCAAACCACCATTGCCCAATTTCAAGATCAACTTGGGCTCTTTCAAATGCTACctcaaaaactttcaaaaaaaaacattttaaaagtcttcTTAAGCAAGAATTTCAAAAGGAGCTGGATTAGAAGACTGAAGTCCTGCATCTGAGGAACAAGGACTCTGTGACAAGATTCTAGAACAATGATTCTGTAACCTACCACAGGACGATAACAAACTGATAAAATAACTATTGAACTGAGGTTGGATATGCTTTGGTAAATACTTGATGAATGAAGAGGGGGAAAAATCATTccaggaaagaaaatggaaatttaaaaaggGAACTATAAGGAAAACATGTATTTCAGCCAGGCTTAGTGGtgcaccctggaggcagaggcaggcagatctatgtgagttcaagggtctacagaatgagttcccaGACAGCAAGAGCTATGTAGTAAGAGAAtgtcctaaacaaaacaaaatcatatgtCTCCCATAGGTCCTACCCACAATGCCATGACTGTTAATCAGGTTTTACTTGGCTAGTAGTTCTCTCTGGTAACAAGGGAAATTGAACAGGTGTGAGAATATTTTTTATGAGAAATGGATAtatacattggaaaaaataacTGGAGAATAGTCTTCCTTAAATTTTATTTGGTGTCAGTTTTCTGAGGGTTTCTACTTAGTACAAGAAAGATAGATAttcacagaaacaaaaggaaaataactcAGTACAagattaaaaatacttttttttttttaagataaggccCCATGATggagctctggctatcctggaactcactctgtaaaccaggatgaccttgaactcacagagattctcctgactctgtcccccaagtgctgggattaaaagtatgtgctacTATACCAAGCAGGAATTAAAATACTTTGAACTGGAGGGAAAGGATGACATAGTGTTTTCagaacattgttttgttttgatttctcatAATGTTTAATGgtattattaaaaatatcacCTTCGAGAGGCTGGAAAGACAggtagtggttaagagcacacatgCGTATACACCACTCACatgcataattatttttttaaataaaaaaatcactgtgaaataaaaatttaatactcccacaatatatttaaatgttttaaaaataatattttaaatctaatgataaattattttcaatttgggcaatttgttgaaaataagtttatatataattttaaaactaccATACCAGTAAAACTTCTCCATTGTTAACCTATTTTATGTAGTTGGAAGGGTGCTAATGTCCTGTGAGTGATGAGTTAAAGAAAGTTCTTACTAGTCACCTCCTCTAAATACAAGCATGATTAACTGTCCAGAAAGTGGCCCCGTGAGAATTCTTCAAGCACCTCCTAAAAATCTCAGTGAGAGAGGCAAAAGATATTGAAGTTTTGAGCAGGGATTAATGGACGACGAGATGGAACAAGATGCTCTAAATACTGTAATTCACACAAGAAGAAACTGGTTCCCATTAGTAATCACGCAGCCATAAAATAGCCCTACTACTACCGTTTTTATCAACAAACACATCTCAAGCGGGGACCTCACCACTTGTCGATTGGTTACACAATTTAGCCTCAAGAACCCAGTTTTAACGGCAAAATTAGTGAGTGTGAAGTGCTCAACGGAAAGACCATCAACAGAACAATTTTAACGTGTCTCCAAGAAGTGAAAACACTGTCCTACAGAATCGGAACATTTTAGAGGGAAAGTTTACTCACTTTGACGGAGAAGTCAATGTCTGCCACCAGCTTGTCCTCTTTATCCTGATTAACTGGGCAGGGTGGAAGACTGGGGCTGAAAGCCATGAGGTCGGTCTTGGGTGGACCCTCTCCAGAGCACACCCTCTGTCTTCTCTGCTGGGAGTAGGACCAGCTCCCCACCGCGCTGGAGCACACCAGCACGGGCTTCCCAGACCCACATGCGCCCTCCGTGGGTGTCGTGGAGCACCTGAGTGCAAGGTACAGCAGCAGCGTGAGCACCAGCAGGCTGGACACCGCGCAGATGGCGACGATCAGATACACGTTGACATCCACAAGCGACGCCTCCCTGTGCGCAGAATCCACCAAAGCCCGCGATGGGGCCTTTGGCGTGTGCCCACTCTCCACCAGAGACACCAGCACGGTGGCTGTAGCTGTCAGCGCGGGCTCCCCGTGGTCCTTCACCAGGACCAACAGACGCTGTCGCGGTGCATCTGTCTCATCCAGGGCACGCGAGGTGCTGATCTCGCCGGTGTACAGACCCACCCGGAACGGAAGGCGCCCACTGCCCGCTGCCGACTGCAGCTCGTAAGACAGCCACGCATTGTAGCCAGAGTCCGCGTCCACAGCGCGCACCTTCGTCACCACGTGGCCCGCAGCCACCGTCCGTGACACCAGTTCGCTCACTGCGCTGCCCGCCTGAGGCCCCAGCAGCGCGGGCGCGTTGTCGTTCTCGTCCAGCACGAACACCTGCAGGGTGGCATTGCTGCCCAGCGCTGGCACACCAGCGTCCCGCGCGCTCACCTGGAACTGCAGCAGCTCCAGCTCCTCGTGGTCCAGGGGCTGCAGCGCGAACACCCGGCCGCTCTCCGCGTGCACGGACACGTAGCTCGACAGCCAGCGCTCGCCCACGCGCCGCTCCACCAGCGAGTAGGACACCAGCGCGTTCTCCTGCGCGTCCGCGTCCCCCGCGGACACCGTGAAGATGTGCGCGCCCGGCGGGTTGTTCTCCCTCACGAACACCGTGTACTCGGGCTGCGCGAACGCGGGCGCGTGGTCGTTCACGTCGGCCACCTCCACGGACACGCTGGCGGTGGCCCCCAGCGGGGGGGAGCCCCCGTCGCGCGCGGTCACCACCACCTCATAGGCCGCTGTGCTCTCGCGGTCCAGGGCGCTGTCCAGCATCAGCGAATAGTAGTTCTTGAAGGTGGACACCAGCCTGAAGGGCACCTGAGGACTCAGGGAGCAGCTCACCTGCCCGTTGGCTCCGGAGTCCCGGTCGGACACGCTGACCAGGGCGATGACGGTGCCAAGTGCAGCATTTTCCAGCACAGGGAGGGACAGCGACTTGATGACCAGTTCAGGCACATTATCATTGACGTCCACAATTTCAACTAGAACCGTGCAGTGATCTGTCATTGGGGGGGTCCCCTTGTCTGCCGCCTCTACCTGGATTTCAAAAGATTTCGTTTCCTCGAAATCTATGTTGCCTTTCACAGTGATGCGTCCATCGAGCGGGTCCAGGTGGAACTTAGACAAGACCTCAGCTGACGTATCCGTGTGGAAAGAATACACGATGTCCTTATTCACTCCTTCATCCAAATCTGAGGCGTTAACTTCCACGACCGCTGTGCCATTTGGCGCATTTTCGGATAGCCTGACTCTGTAGAGCGTCCTGCCAAATGCTGGGGCGTTGTCGTTCACATCTAGAACAGTGATCTTCACCTGAGTGATGCCAGTGAGCTCGGGTCTCCCACCGTCAACCGCCGTTATCAGTAGATGATGCTCAGCAACGTCCTCTCGATTTAAAAGTTTTTTCAACACGAGCCCCAGGGATTTAATTTCCTCGTCTTTTCTTTTGACGTCCAAAGTAAAATACTCGCTGGAGTTAAGACTGTACGTCAACAAAGAATTTGCTCCAATATCTGCATCTGATGCGCCCTCTAGCGAAAACCGAGAGCCAAGCTGTCGAGATTCAGAAATAAACAGATTCTTTGTGGTCGCAGGGAACACGGGCGGGTTGTCGTTAATGTCCCTCACCTCCACCTCCACGTGGAAAACCTGCAGCGGACGGTCCACGATCACCTCCAGGTGGATGCTGCACTCCGCGCTCCGCCCGCACAGCTCCTCCCGGTCGATCCGAGAATTCACGAACAGAATGCCATTCTGCAGATTCACCTCCAGAAGGTCCCCGCGGTCCTTGGACGCCACCCTGAACAGGCGGGGCACCAGCTCCGccagctccagccccaggtcCTGCGCGATGCGGCCCACGAAGGTGCCGTGCTTGGCCTCCTCGGGGACGGAGTAGTGGAGCTGGCCGCTGCCTGCCTCCCAGGCTGCCAGGAGGAGAAACCAGAGCAGCAGACGCTGATCTTCTCTCCAAGAAAACACCATCGCAAGCCTCTTCCGAATATTTGGTTGCTCTCACACCGTCCCAATTTTTCTTAAATACTTTCAGTTTCTTATTCTTCACATCTTAAACGCCTTCCCGTTAGCGTTTTTTCCGAGACAGTGACGAAAAGGATCGCGTGAATGTGTAATACTCGCTGCGTTTCCTTTATGAAGGAACTTGTGGCGGACAGCGACACCAAGTGGCTAAATGTGTAAGtatttaatgttctcttttttttccttatatgcCTAATATAAACTGTCTCAACATTTGTATTTTGACCTGTGATTTTCTTCAAGTAGTCATCCAAGTGTTTGTTTCATCAAAATATAGTCTTACAAGTTCATTCTCCAGTTCATTAGTAATGAGCTTCCTGTATGGTGGTCACACTGTTCCGTTTCTCTCAACAGTTTCCCCATTTAAAATTTTCACAACAATCTTCTAAGATGAATTTTAATATGATTCACTGTTTACAAGTACATAAAGACTAAACAAGTTCAAAGGGCTTTAATCGATGTTGTCTGAATGAAATCTTCAATCAAGATGCCAGACATCTTATAGAAAGATGAGTCTTTGATATTTGTGACAATGAAGGTATAAGGCATGAAAATGGGTGATAAATGTGTGCGTGTTTACAAATAGGTGTTTTAATATAATTCTGACAATTGCCAACTTACTTGGAAACAGGCTCATTTGCATTATTAATTGAGAACATTTGTAAATCACCATCATGTTCTTTATTCATCCATTATAGGGCAAGTGCTTTTCCCCTGAGCTATCCCCCTAATctaaaatcatttcttttttaaagattttatgtgtatgagtggtttgcctgcatatatatgtgtgtaagcTTAGTGCCTAAGGGGTCCAACTgtaggtatagatggttgtgagccaccatgtggctgataggaaccaaactcatgtcctctgtaagagcagcgaGTAATTTCTGAGCAGTATGTATGTAAGAATCATTCATAGATATCACTATGTTGGCACACTGATGATCGTACTTTAGATGattaatttgaaaatgaaatacaaatttAGGAGATGTCTTTGAAAACCTATGTATGCTTGATTGTATTCAAGGACTATGTTGTTGAAAATAGGATGTTACTTATAAATTGGTAACAGCTAGACTCTAGTACTGATCATATGCAGGTAAAGGTAACACTGAAGGAACACTGAGTTTAAAAGACTGGGCCAGTGTGTAGATAAGTGTCACTGAATATTACTTAGACAAGGAAAGTGAACCTCAGACTGAGAAACCCATGGGAGTTTATCAGGCAACAGATTATGGCTCTCGGAAATCTAGGAACATTTAAATACAAGTTTTAAAGCTCATCACTTGACAATAGTTAGAAATACAGTGGTCAGGCTTTGAGTAGCACAGACTCCATCTGACCATTCTGCAACCCAGCATTCATGGAGAGGTGAGTAGCTAAGTGAAATGGTTTTTCCAAAAAAAGAGGATATTTCTCACCTTCAAGGTATTTTTTCCCTCTGTAAAGCCCAGATGAACTTTTATCCTTaactgtttgtttgtctttgtttttgttttattttttgtttgtttgtttgtttggttggttggttggttggttggttgtttttgagacagggtttctctgtgtagcccaggctgtgctGGAAcccgctctgtagaccaggctgaccttgaactcagagatccatctacctctgcctcctgagttctgggattaatggcatgtgccactactgcccggCAAACTTATCTTATTTTCAGGAAATATGTACTCTGCATTAAGAGACTTATCAACTCTGAGAATGAAAGGTTTCCTATAGGAGTGGAGTCTCCTGAAAGCCCGAGACACACCCACCAAACTGCCAACTCCGATAGAAGCAGATCCCTGCTGAAATGGACAGCCTAAGCTATGCTTGTGGCTAAAATCACTTAGTggaaataatacatttaaatcaACATGCATGTGAAGCCACTGATAGGCAGCAAATAATAAATGCCAGAAACCCATTTTAGATGGTTGTCTCACCCAAATACATCTTCCTTTGGATAAAATAAATCCTTCACAAGTATGCCATTTACTGACCAAGCCCCATGTTTTAAATACCCACTGCAGGATTTTCCAGTGAAAATGTttggaggaattttaatccagcaacatggctgctctggcaaggaatcCCATCCAAAGACCTCCTAGatctatgtgatctggctaggATTCAGGCACACTCTAAATAACAGTATGAtatggctggaatatagacaggcccttagtatacacctttaatcccaaacaattaaAGTAAGGTtgatagaaggaagcagccatgtttaaaAGAGACATCTAATTGAAAGGCAGACaaaatgatgaatcagagaaataaCTGACAAAACGAGTCAGAGATAGGACATGCTCAAGTCTCactggaacaggacaggaaagagaggctacttaaagGCAACACATAGAGAGAGGGAGTTTTTTaatgggacagttttacagagacaggttgcagagggaacaagatagacacagatgaagacagaatgagccagagaataagaaggagccagaagattaaaacagatttccagaattagtttgagaccaagcaaaacaattcagtcagaagtgagagaagccagtttgaatcagtcagcttggag harbors:
- the LOC110543938 gene encoding protocadherin alpha-3 isoform X12, whose product is MVFSWREDQRLLLWFLLLAAWEAGSGQLHYSVPEEAKHGTFVGRIAQDLGLELAELVPRLFRVASKDRGDLLEVNLQNGILFVNSRIDREELCGRSAECSIHLEVIVDRPLQVFHVEVEVRDINDNPPVFPATTKNLFISESRQLGSRFSLEGASDADIGANSLLTYSLNSSEYFTLDVKRKDEEIKSLGLVLKKLLNREDVAEHHLLITAVDGGRPELTGITQVKITVLDVNDNAPAFGRTLYRVRLSENAPNGTAVVEVNASDLDEGVNKDIVYSFHTDTSAEVLSKFHLDPLDGRITVKGNIDFEETKSFEIQVEAADKGTPPMTDHCTVLVEIVDVNDNVPELVIKSLSLPVLENAALGTVIALVSVSDRDSGANGQVSCSLSPQVPFRLVSTFKNYYSLMLDSALDRESTAAYEVVVTARDGGSPPLGATASVSVEVADVNDHAPAFAQPEYTVFVRENNPPGAHIFTVSAGDADAQENALVSYSLVERRVGERWLSSYVSVHAESGRVFALQPLDHEELELLQFQVSARDAGVPALGSNATLQVFVLDENDNAPALLGPQAGSAVSELVSRTVAAGHVVTKVRAVDADSGYNAWLSYELQSAAGSGRLPFRVGLYTGEISTSRALDETDAPRQRLLVLVKDHGEPALTATATVLVSLVESGHTPKAPSRALVDSAHREASLVDVNVYLIVAICAVSSLLVLTLLLYLALRCSTTPTEGACGSGKPVLVCSSAVGSWSYSQQRRQRVCSGEGPPKTDLMAFSPSLPPCPVNQDKEDKLVADIDFSVKPRQPNPDWRYSASLRAGMHSSVHLEEAGILRAGPGGPDQQWPTVSSATPEPEAGEVSPPVGAGVNSNSWTFKYGPGNPKQSGPGELPDKFIIPGSPAIISIRQEPANNQIDKSDFITFGKKEETKKKKKKKKGNKTQEKKEKGNGTTDNSDQ